The Brassica napus cultivar Da-Ae chromosome C7, Da-Ae, whole genome shotgun sequence genomic interval aaaccaaTAAACTTCTAAACGTAAAATCAAACATATTGCAAAGAGAACATGAGAGCGAGCAGCCATCTCAAAAAATCTTACCGAACCTGTTAGGAATGCTCGGATATACATACCTGCTTGATTGGTCCATAAGCCTCAAACTCTCTTTTAATCTTACTATCAGAGGTCTCGTAGTTCTGCAAGTAGACAAGAGGAGCATAAAGTCAAGTAccacaaaacacacacacacacctgtCTACAATGGTCATTTCAACAGGCAGTGGAACTTACAAGTCTTGCAACAAACAGTGTCTTGTATGGATCTCCAGAGGCATTGGGATCATTATTCGGATCATCTgacagacaaaaaaaatatatcaaactgTAACTTCAAGTCACCAAAACAGAGCTGGCTATATAAATTATAAGGTGGAGAACTTTTACAATTCTTTAGATCCTCTGCAGCCTTTTCAACCTTTCTCCAGTCGTGATTTATGAATTCTCGCCCTTTTCTGTGCCTGGTGGTCctaaatagaataaatattttatatgtcacTGAAATAAGCATAACAGAGAGAGGGATTGAGATGAAAACATACAGGAGTTTCAACATTCGGCTTAGGTGGAGCATACTCTGGATCTCCAGGTTCAGCAAAGTGACTCACATATTGAGCCATGCCTgcgaaaacacacacacacgggACAAAGAAGATTATCATACCTCATTATGAGTAAAAGTTAAATAGAATCAGAAGCAAAAGCTCGCAAACCTGTATAAGGAGGGCATTTTCTCTGCTCAGGTGGTGGCTGGAACTCCAAGGGCGCGCTCGTGGCTCAAAGAGCTTCAAAAGATTGGGCGTCAAGCCTGTGGGATGGCTTTGACCCATCTGCGAAACAGCAAGAGATCATATTAACTTTCTAATACTAAGATAAGATGAAATCCACCTCAAACAGGTTACAAAGCCTTCTCCTCATGGTGAATCcatacattttattaattctaaagtggctctgttcgtttgctcacccagATGGATGAATATGCAAATCGATGttcgttttgtgcattataatgctacatccaAATGGATCACCcaactgaatttttaaaaactcatttcaAATTCTCACTCAAATGAAGGTGAGTCAtgatggtgcatctggatgcagatgcatctagttcagtccaaaataataaatgacaaaaatgaccttttaaaattaaaatattattttcaaaccttaaattctatttttttgcatatacatttttctgctataaccaaaaaatgcattttctcccaaaaactgaaaaacacactttcccgccaaaaccgtgaaatgcgtttttccgcaaaaaaacGTTAAACACACATTtccataaaaacacattttccagCCCAACCAGTAAAACCACACTTTtcgaccaaaaccgaaaaatcgcattttcccgccaaaacaaaaaaaacgcattttcccgccaaaacccaaaaaacgcattttcccgtcaaactccaaaaagcattttccggccaaaaccgcaaaaaacattttctcgccaaaaccgaaaaaacacaattttctcgccaaaaccagaaaaatgtattttctcgccaaaaccggaaaacacaattttcccgccaaaaccgtaaagcggaattttcccgccaaaaccgtaaagcagaattttcccgccaaaaccggaaaacacattttcccgccaaaactggaaaacagaattttcccgccaaaaccggaaaacagaattttcccgccaaaaccggaaaaaacacattttcccgccaaaaccggaaaaacacattttcccgccaaaattggaaaaacacatttttccgccaaaactggaaaacacattttctcgccaaaatcgaaaaaacacattttcccgccaaaatcggaaaatgtattttcccaccCGAAaccagaaaaatgtattttctcgtcgaaaccgcaaaaatgcttttcccgccaaaatcgcgaaaaaacttttcccgccaaaatcggaaaaaacacattttcccgccaaaatcgtgaaaaaaacttttcccgtcaaaacacttttcccgccaaaaccgcaaaacacacttttcccgtccaaaccgcaaaacttatttttcagccaaacccataaaaacgtatttttcctccaaaacaacaaaaatgcattttttcgccaaaaaccgcaaaaatattttccgccaaaactgtaaaaatgctatttttccgccgaaacgtaaaaaattatattttaatcattttattaacaagtccacaTGGATGTagatgaaagttaaaaaatgaaaagcaaacgaacatagttgcattcagacgattcatctggatgcatggacgaaatgaagaaacgaaaaacacccagatggagcatctgaataagacatctagatggaccatctggatgcatcttcTGGATGTACAAACTAACAGGGCCAGTCTCATTTGGTATTCGAAATTCAGAAGTGATCATGTTATTAGCATCTGATCCGCAATAGTAAAATATTAGTAGATACTGAGATAATACTTGATGAAAAGACTAGAACACAACAACCAAATTTGAATCATAGAATCTTAATAAATATCTCTAGTGTAAGATAAATAAAGCAAACGAGAGCGAAAATCGTATGAATAAATGGGGAGAGAAGAGACGACGAACCAGCTTAAGCTGAAGAACATTTGATCGGTTCTGAACCTTAGTGCGTGCCTGTACGGCAGCGTTTTGGTTACGCATGAAAGGATCGTTCAAGTCCCCCATTGTGAAGGTTGATCGGAGCTCAGCAAGTGTTTTTTTCCGGGAGGAAGGAGGAGATGACAAGGTTGAATAAAATATAGGTTTTGTTCTCCTATGATGATTTTAatccttttttaattttgttatttaagtttgccaacaaaaaaaaattataaattaaaaataactgaATTTGGGTATTGGCAGAAAgatatatttataatcaaatccaaaacaaataaaaaggaaCATTACCATTCAAAGCCCAAAGAAAATAAAGTTtctcaaaatttttgtttttagcgAAATGATTCATCCTCGAGTGGAACCGACCACAATAACACTAATCGTGGACATAGTTTTTTGGAGGGGAGGAAGAAGAGTGATCTTTCTGACATGAGTATAAGTATGGTTACCCCACGCCGGCCGGCGACTACACTACCTTTGATAAAGCTCCGGCGtattataaaacacacaaagaaGCCTACTTCAATCGACGGCTGCTTCGTTTGGATGTTTGAGTCGTTCTTCCTTTGTCCGCAAGTTTCAGAGTCTTTGTCAATTCCCGTACGTTCTGCAAAACAAAACATGTAGAAGAAAAATACATTATGAGATTATTGAGGTTCTGCGGATCGATCGGTGCTTGCTTACAGCTGTCCTAAGCATCAATGCACTAAGAAGCTAAGCTCGCTTCTTTGAGAAGAGGAAGCTTGCTATGTATTTTTTACTCTTTTAAGATTATCAAGATCAACAGCATGGGAGTGGGtaataataaaccaaaccaaTGCACTGTGAAGAAGAGAATGCTACTATAATCTAACATATTACGATGGAGGAAAGAAACACAACATCCAAGCAACTACAAGATCTCTCTACCTTCTGTTGCTTACTGTGAAACTAAAAATGCAgacaaagaaaccaaaacagTAACACTTCCTAGTTACCTGATGTGGTATAAGGACAAAAGATCATGCCAGGAAGggataatattaatattaatagatGAAGCCTATCTACTAATTAACACTTGTACATAATatactaaaatctaaacccaCTTAAAAAGCATATGACAAGAACggtctctatttttttcttctcactTTAGTTAAACCGCTGCCTCAATCTACCAATTCAAATGGCTCATCAGAATGAATCTACGTCCGTTAAAGTCAGATTCAGTGTTAGAGACTCTCACCGTGGAATGCACCGGAGGCGGATCTATAACTACGGAGCGAATAGACATCCTCGCGATCTCCGAAATGGCAGCTTCCACCACATCAGGCACATCACTGGTAAGCTCCTCGTAAGCAGCCTCGAACGCCTCCTGCCAAAACCTAGGCAACCTGATACGACGGCCATTGTTATACACATCCCACATGTGCTTCACCACTTTCTCCCTCTCCTCCATTTCCTGATCTCACCAATCAAACAACCCCAAATCAAAAACATAACCCAACCAACAGCGAAATCTGGAAGGAGATTTGATTAACTCACGAGAACGTCGAGATCCTCGTGGATCGGAAAGACCAGATCGTCTGTGAAATGGCTTATGTTCCCCGCTGACCACCGTAGATTCACCGTGCCGGTGAGCATTGACCAGAACGCGAGGAGGAGAATCGCGGCCAAGGCCCAGAACTTGTACCGGCCTTTCGCGAAGAGCGCGGAGTAACCGTTTTCCTTCTTGGCGTTCCCCGTCGACGCCGCGGCGGAAGAAGTGCTGAGAGGTAAGGTATCGGCGTCCTTCATTGGCGCAGAGTGGAGGAGATCGGAGTGTTGTTGAATCTGTAAATACAGCGTCGTCTGTTTCTCTTCCCAATCTGGAAAGTGTGAATGAGGAAAAAATGGTTTGCTTATATATAAAATCCTTTAAACTATAATTAGACCCTtcgtttgttatttttttaaggaCCGACACTATTAACACGAAAAGTATATGCATATTTTCAGAGAAAGTGATTTGTTTTCAACTTCATTAATTTAATGGATTTGGTTACCATCTTAAGAAAAGATTTAGATCCATGAAAAAGGAAGCTCttaattattaaataagttagttgctcaaaaaaaagattattaaataagttgttaatataaaattattgtcgATGCTTTTGAAAAAGACAAACTAATAtactcattttatttaatttctatgataaaaattggttgaaaaaattagatttatgaAACCATACATATTTTTCTCAACATCAAATTTATCGTAAATCAATTTAGTAGACACATTAAACCACAAGATTTATATAGAAccttataatattattgttcttcaaaatttaagcaaaaaaaatattgttctttAGTATCCAAAGTTTAATAGTACTAAACAAATCTTAAATGCACCGACTTAGTtgatatattaaaaactaacgaaaaaataataaaataggagCAAAAGaatgataaatacaactaaagGACAAAATTATTTTCCAATCTTCAAATTGGCCGGAGGACGAAAATGATCCACCGAGAGACCCCAAACGTTAAAATCAACTTCTTCGATCCGCCACTTCTCCGTCATTTGTCTCCTGTGATTCGCCGATGCTTCACCGTACCGAAACACCGTAACTGACGTTATCCCCCCGTGAGCGATGTTCACATTATCCACGTACCTGTAATCATCCATCACCGATTCGGCGCTAGTCTCCCAGAAAACGTCGCCATCCTTGGTCCCCATACTCAGAAGCCGCGAGTCCTCGAACTGAATCAACAGTCCCGATCTTTGGCTAAAGTAACCCCATATCGTATGATGAATGATCTCGAAATTCGAACCGCTCTGAGCCTCTCTAACCGCCGGACTTGTCTCCAATTTTAATATAAAGCAATCCTCGCCGTTGATTATCTTCTCTCCGATGCACGTCGCGTCGAGGAACAAATTCGCCGTTGATCGAGGATCTAAACCCTGGTAACAACAAACCACCGGTTCAActacattaatatattataattagttAAACCGgaatctttttttaattaaaccgGAATTGTACCTGTAAAAACCGACGGAGAGGTCTCGGCGTACCGGTAGAAGCCGGTGTTTGCTGGTTAGAAGAATGCCGCCACGAAAGCCGACCGTTACTTCCACATATGACTTTACAGCCAGAGACAACGAGCTCCAAACACCAGAGATCTGGATCCTTCTGCCACAACACAAAACCACCCATCTCGTCATTACTCTTAAGATTACCGACAGATTCATCTCCTTGATGAAACTCCGACGCTGTCATCTTCACTTGTCCGGTCACACACATACTGTTCACAGCGTTTAACGCCGCTGGTCCTCCTGTCGCCGCTATGTACTGTTGCACTATATATTTCGCCGTGGAAGCTTGCTGCATGCGTGCAGTCAAATCATTAGTGGGGATTATTGATTAGATCGATTGCGAGATTGAGATTACTTACGATGGAAGAATCTTTGACAGGCTTATGAACGGAGTGACCGACTTGGACTTGAAGAGGTATGAGAGGCGAACCAACGAGATAGAGAAGGAAACGAAGCTCGTTGATACGAGCAGCGATCAACGGCTGAGACCATTTATCGGAGGTTTGAGCTTTCATCCACGTCATCATGTTCTGACACCGCAAAGCAGGGTTATTGCCCATACCGGAAAACATCTCCTCCGGTATCGGAACTTCCAAAACCGTCTCCAAACCATCGTCTTTGTCTATGTTGGGACACAGCTTCCTCATACACTTGCCACTCCTTCGATTCTTCTTGTTCtttcgtttttcttttgttctgtGAGCGATCGATTGAACGAAACCTACAAATGGTTCAAAGATTGTCAGCACGCCTGTATCTCATCAAACctgtcttctttgttttttttctatttctctattttttgtttttctaatgATTCCCTAACCTTTGTAATTTCGTTcatgtttaattgttttaaagGTCTTCCAGTTGACAGTTGTGGTTCTCCTTTGTTTTAGCCTATTTTAATTGGAGTTTCGATTAGTCTCGTCGTCTTTATTTAGCTTTGTGTTCTTGATAACAATACACAAGTAACATGCATGTCTCATTTTGTGAATTGTTTTATTTGTCCTGTGAAAATTGAGGGacgaaattatattttaaattttacttgAATGGCCTTTGTTTGTCCTCGTCTTTAGGATTTGATCTAT includes:
- the LOC106390370 gene encoding uncharacterized protein LOC106390370, translated to MRKLCPNIDKDDGLETVLEVPIPEEMFSGMGNNPALRCQNMMTWMKAQTSDKWSQPLIAARINELRFLLYLVGSPLIPLQVQVGHSVHKPVKDSSIQASTAKYIVQQYIAATGGPAALNAVNSMCVTGQVKMTASEFHQGDESVGNLKSNDEMGGFVLWQKDPDLWCLELVVSGCKVICGSNGRLSWRHSSNQQTPASTGTPRPLRRFLQGLDPRSTANLFLDATCIGEKIINGEDCFILKLETSPAVREAQSGSNFEIIHHTIWGYFSQRSGLLIQFEDSRLLSMGTKDGDVFWETSAESVMDDYRYVDNVNIAHGGITSVTVFRYGEASANHRRQMTEKWRIEEVDFNVWGLSVDHFRPPANLKIGK
- the BNAC07G16570D gene encoding uncharacterized protein BNAC07G16570D is translated as MKDADTLPLSTSSAAASTGNAKKENGYSALFAKGRYKFWALAAILLLAFWSMLTGTVNLRWSAGNISHFTDDLVFPIHEDLDVLEMEEREKVVKHMWDVYNNGRRIRLPRFWQEAFEAAYEELTSDVPDVVEAAISEIARMSIRSVVIDPPPVHSTNVRELTKTLKLADKGRTTQTSKRSSRRLK